The genomic interval GATCACGACGTTGGTCCCAACCAACCAACCGATTCGGTTGGGAAACAGTGTTATCCCAACCCAGCACCAACAGACCACGACCAAAGCCCACATGTCCGGTATGCGTCGCCGAAAGATCCAGCAATAGCTTTGCCTGCGGATGGGCAACCAGAAAGTCCCAAGCTGCCTGCCGAACCATGCTCAAATCTGCCTGTCCCAAAACGATGAGTGCTTGATCTGCCAGAAAGGGTTTTGCCAGCAGCAATCCCAGCAGTTGGGAACGGTAATCCGGCACACTATTGTAGAAGTAAACACCGATCCGATCCTCCAGCCCTGCTTCTCCCAGATCCACAAAAAATTCTTCCAAATCCTGACAGCAGAAAAAGACCTGCTCCTGGAGATTAAACCGGGACAGGTTCTCCATCAGGAGATCGATCATGTCTCCCTCAGAATCGATTTGGGCCGGGGTCTCAACCGCATAAGCCATTTTGTTGGGGTGATTCCACAATGCTGATACGAGATGTATCCCCCAGGCACAGCCCACTTCACAGTAAACCTCTCCCTCAGCCATACACTCTACGGCTGCATTGAGCAACTGCGGCACATTAGCCTCAGTTGTCCCTTCCAGTTGCTTAAGCACCTCTTGAAACTGGGCTGAAACCGGACGCACCGTTGGCAATTCCCAATCTTGATAGAGAGCGGGCAAATCGTTGATCAATCGTTGGAAATCCATAGGGGGGCTCCACAAAAGCTTCTTCCCAATCTTGCCCAATCTAGGGGAAATTAACACAGTTCCCGACGTTACAACTGGTGGGTACAGCAAATTTCAGTCCAGTGAAGTACAACGAGGCAGAAGACAGAAGGCAAAAGATAGAGGGCAGAAGGGAGAAGGCAAAGGGCAGAGGGGAGAAGGGAAGGGGGAGAGCGGATCGTTCTGACCTCTAGCTAGAAAATAGTATTCAGAATTCAGGAGTCAGAATTCAAAATAAAGGTTCCTTCTGGCTCCCTAACGCATAACTCCTTATTTTCATATTTGGGGTGAACGTAGGTCCTAACGCACTATCTTCAATCTACATTTCATGCAAAAGAGAGCCGTTGTAGATCGTAGGGACGGTTGAAATTAGTATCAGCGAAGTCTCTGACAAAAAGAGATTTGGTTGTAGCAAAAAATACCCTGTTTCTAACCAGGCTAATTTTCCTAGGCAAACTTGAATCGGCTGAAATCCCAGCCTAATAAGGGTTTCTGGTTTTGTGGGTGGGTCGGCGGATTCAACTTAAAAAAAAAGGTTGAGTTGGGTGATATGAAACCGAGGTTAGGGGGGTACATTACATCCAGGAGTTAGAAACCACGACCCCGCATCTTAAAGGAGAAAACCTCTCATGAAGTCTGAATTTCAAGCTAAGTTCCTGAAGCACCTGGTTCAAAAGCAACAAGAAGAAAAGGGTTTTACCCTAATTGAATTGTTAGTTGTTATCATCATCATCGGTATTTTGTCTGCGATCGCACTGCCTTCCTTCTTGAACCAGGCTAATAAGGCAAAAGAGTCTGAGTCCAAGCAATATACCGGTTCCATGAACCGTACCCAGCAAGCTTACTTCCTGGAAAAGAATACTTTCTCTAGCGATATCTCCCTGCTGGGTTTGGGTATCAAAACCGATAGCACCAACTACTCTTACCAAATCACCGCGACTTCTTCTAGCGCCATCAACTACTCCAACCCCAAGAACAGCCTCACCCTGAGAGCGCACGCAGGTGGTGTACAGATTGGTCAGACGGCACAAAACGAAGCAACCACTCTGGCAACGTTGTGTCAGTCTACCAAACCCACGAACTCGGGTTCTGCTGGAGTTGGCTTTAGTGGGGCTACTGCCAGTGCAGGCCCAACCTGTACGAGTGGTTTTGAGAACCTGCTCAACTAAGGAAGACACTGTCTTCTCCTTTTCAGCGATTCTGGTCTAGAACCTTTACAAGAGTGGGTAGAGTTTTCTACCCACTCTTGTCATTATGAGCAGAAATTTTGGGAATTATGGGGGAGTTCCCAACTGGGATCGGCTTGCGAGAAGCTGAGATAATTTTGATTTAGATTCACCCTAAGAATATGACGACTGAGATTCCTCCTATTGACCTGGTTAATTGTCAGCAACAAGCGACTCAGTTTTTGTTGAATGGGGATTATAACCAGGCAGTCAATTACTACCAGCAGTTGTTTGAGGCAGAGCCGGAGGTCAAAGCACACTGCTGGTATCTGGGCCTGGCGCTACTTTTGCAAGGGCAAGAAGCCGAGGCGCAAACCACCTGGATGCTGGCAATGGTGGAGGGCAGTGGTGAGCAGATTAACCAGTGGACAGCGGAATTGGTCGGGATTTTGCTCTCGGAGGCGGAACGGCGGGAGGACTTAACTGACCCTGCGATCGCCTGGGTGATTCGTCAGCATATTCGGGAAATTGCACCGGAGGATCTAACGAATCAGTTGCGCCTGCTTCAGCTCTCGACGGAACTGGAAACGGTTACCCCTGAGCAGATTGCAGATGAGGTTACTCACTCAGGAGTACTCTCGTTGCTGCGATCGGAGGAAATGCGGTTAACCCTGGATCAGAATTTACTGCTGCGGGTATTAAAATGTCTATTTTCGTGTGCCCCCTTGGAGCCGGCGGTATTGGAGTTTGCCGAGGCATGTTTTCAACACAACCCTGATCCCACCCCATTTGTGGTTGCACTGATCGATCGGGCGATTGAAGTCGCAAACCTTCTGCGCTACCCGCTAGTGGGAGTTGAGTATGTAAAACTCGGCTTGCAGATATATGTGGACGATCTCAACCTTCTGGCTCATCTGTCTTTCTTCTACCAATCTGCGGGTAAGCACGATCAAGCGATTGAGACTGCGCGCACTTTTTGTATATTAGCCAGGGAAGTGCATGAGCAGGTCTTCGGGTCCTTTCTCATGCTGCGAGCGTTGCTACGGGCGGGCGGCTACTGGAATACCATCTTCCCCATTTTCGAAAATCAAGATGTCCTAATTGAAGAACTGGTTACATCTCAAGCAGAACCACTGGATCAAACGACCGTCCTTAAACTTTCCACCAGCCTCTTCTGCCAGCCTTACATCCGGGATTCACTGGTAAAAAATCGGCTAAATCAGAATAAATTAATGCAGCTGTGCCAATCGAGTGTGCAGGTCTATGAGAAGGAACGGTTTGACCGCTATCAGCAAGGATTGGCTAATAGACGAACCCACCGAGATCCGACAAAACCGCTCAGGATTGGCTATGTTTCATATTGCATGAGACGGCATTCGGTCGGTTGGTTGAGCCGCTGGTTGTTTCAGCACCATAACCGGGAACAGTTCCAGATTTATGGCTACTTTTGGAATGCCGAAACACCTGGGAAAGATCATTTACAACAGTGGTTTATTGAGCATGTTGATGAAGCACGTCTTGTTTGGGCGGGACAGTGGAGAAATTGCTGATCGCATCTTTGAAGATGAGATTGATATTTTGATCGAAATGGACAGTATTACAGCTGATATTATCTGCGAAGTGATCATGCTGAAACCTGCTCCGATACAAGTTACCTGGTTAGGGTGGGATGGCTCTGGCATTCCTTCGATTGACTACTGTATCGCTGACCCCTATGTTCTTCCAGACGGTGCTGAGGAACATTACGTCGAAAAAATTTGGCGGCTCCCCCAAACCTATCTAGCTGTGGATGGTTTTGAACTGGGCGTACCAACCCTGCGGCGGGAGGATTTGGGGATTCCAGAGGATGCGATCGTTTACTGGAGTGGTCAAAGTTCGTTTAAGCGATATCCGGAGACGGTACAAGCGCAACTGCAAATTATCAAAGCGGTTCCTAACAGCTACTTTTTGATTAAGGGGATTACGGATGAAACCTCGATCCAGCAATTCTTTCTGCAAGTAGCAGCCGATCTTGGGGTGGAAGCCTCGCGGTTGCGTTTTCTACCGGATGTAGCTTTGGAAGCCGTTTACCGAGCAAATTTGGCGATCGCCGATGTGGTGCTAGATACCTATCCCTACAATGGTGCAACCACGACGCTGGAAACCCTATGGATGGGAATCCCGTTAGTTACACGGGTGGGAGAACACTTTTCCAGTCGTAATAGCTACACAATGATGGTGAATGCAGGCATTACTGAGGGGATTGCTTGGAACAATGACGAATATATCGACTGGGGAATCCGCTTGGGGCAAGAGCCAGAACTCCGGAGAAATGTTGCCTGGAAATTATGGAAGTCCCGTCAAACAGCACCCTTGTGGAACGCGAAAACATTCACGCAAGAAATGGAAAAAGCTTACCAACAAATGTGGCAGATCTATGTCAATACTTAATTTACATATCGGTGGGCAAACGCCCCATCCCGATTGGAAAATTTTAGATGTTGAGCCACGTCCGGAGGTGGATTATGTTTCTAACGCGTCTGACCTGAGCCAGTTTGTCGATAACTCTGTTGATAAAATTTATGCCAGTCATGTGCTGGAACATTTTCACCACAGTCTCAATGACGAAGTACTCACGACTTTGAAGGAATGGCATCGGGTATTAAAGCCAGGGGGACATCTGCTGGTCAGCGTACCGGATCTACAAACCTTGTGTTGGTTGTTCCTGAATCCCAGATTTGAGGCGATCGAACGGCACAACATTATGTCTATCATGTTCGGGGGACAGCACAACGTTTACGATGTGCATTATGTTGGGTTTGACTTTGAGATTTTGGGGATGTATTTGCAGACAGTCGGCTTTCATAAATATCGCCGCGTCCCGGAGTTTGGGTTGTTTGAAGACTGTAGCGGTATACGGATTTTGGATACGTTGATTAGCCTCAATGTGGTTGCCCAAAAGTCTGATGAAACCCTATGAAGATCCTTATTATTACGAATTTGTATCCTCCCCAAGTCCTGGGCGGGTATGAACGTTCCATTGCAGATTTTGCCCGGCTTCTCCAGCATCGCGGGCATGGGGTTCTCGTGCTGACGAGCGATACCCAGGAGCTATCGGGCAGTCATGTCAGTCCCTATCCAGATCCAGAGATCGATCGCTCCTTACTGTTGTGTGGGCAATGGCATCAGGAACGGGGACCCGAATGGCTCTCTCCTGAACAGATTGTTGAGATCAATCGCCAGAATAGCCAGACCTTGAGCAGACATTTGCAAATGTTTCAGCCTGACGTTTGTCTGCTGGGGAATGCAACCTTCTTGCAGGTGGAGCTTTTGGAGCAGGTGTTGGAGGCTCAGGTGCCGATCGCCCACTACGTGATGAATGAACAGCCTGGATACCCGCCTCCGCTGACTCCACAAAGTCCTCAATATCGTTACGTCACCTGTAGCGACTGGGTAACTCAAGTGCTACAGGAAAAGGGCTATCCCACAGAAACTGCCCAAACCATTTATCCGGGTGCGGCGGTTGAGGAGTTTTACCAGACAGAACTGCCGCCCCGCGACCAGTTGCGAATTGCCTATGCCAGTCTGGTGATGCACTATAAAGGCGCAGATGTGTTGGTGGAAGCGCTCTGTTTGCTGCATGCCGTTGGAATTGAATTTACGGCAACGATCGCAGGCAACACCCTGACTCCTAAATTTGTGGAGGCATTGCAAAGTCTGATTGAATCGGAAGGGATGCAGGATCGGGTTACATTCCCAGGCGTGTTGTCCCGTCAGGAACTCAGCCAACTCTACAAGACCCATAATGTACTGGCATTTCCTTCTCGGTTTCAGGAACCGTTTGGCATCAGTCAAGTAGAAGCAATGGCGGCAGGGCTAACGTTAATTACCAGTGGTACGGGTGGAGCTGGAGAAATCGTTGAACATGGTCAGGATGGATTGCTGTTTGAGTCAGAAAATCCATTTGATCTGGCAGATGCTCTATCGTTTTTGGCTGCCAACCCAACCGAATGGGCAGCGATCGCCCAACGAGGACAACAAAAAGCCCTTACCCAGTTCAGCCAAACCAGAGCCGTCGAACAACTGGAGGCAGTTTTTCAAGCGCTGACGAAGGAAAGGCTAAAGGCTAAGGATAAAGGATAAAAATTGTTCATTCCCCCATCCCAAATCTCTAGTCAATGCGATCTCCCCAACGCATTTGCCATGGGGGGTGCTCTCCCTCTCTCGTGTAGTGATTGTCTTGGGCAAGGGCAAAACATTCGGCAACCCATCTCTCGAAAAGAGCGGAGAATCATCGCCCGAATGATTTGCCTCTAGAAATTAACGATGTAACCGAGGCTTTTCAAGCAACTCTTTAAGTGTTGGCACTATCTTCTTCCCCACTCCCTACTCCCCATCCTCTAACCTGGTCACAAACCAACCAGTTCGCGGGTTTCAGAACTCGCCAGTTTTTGAGCGATCGCCAATTGCACTTCCAACTTGGCAACTGTAAACTCATTCCGCAGGCGTTCCAGTTGTGCCAAAGCATTTGCCTTCTGAGTAGAGAGGTTGTTCAGGTGATCCAGCATTTGCTCATAGGTTGCATCCTGCTGAAGCACCTGATAACGACGGGCTTTGCGCTGGTTATCGTTTTTTAACGCGGTTTCAAATGCAACAATCAGATCGGCATTGCCTTCCAAGCGGGCAAGCCGTTGGCGAATTTCTGCAATCTGAGAATCAATTTCGTTAACTGCTTGAGCAGCCTGGGCGATCGCACCAGGATACTGAGTGAGCCTAAGTTTCATCATGACTATCTCCCATCGATCGGTTGTCTGCCCGATCCCAGTAAGCTAACTGACGTGCCAAACCACTGTTTCCTTGCAGACAAATTTCGTAATTTTGAGGCAACATTTGCCCTCGACGAAGCTGGAAGGTGTGCCCCATCACCGCCAGATATTGAGCGAACTTTTGGGCTTCAGTTAAGCGTTTAAAGCCCAAATAGCACTTTTCTCCTGCTGACTGCCGAAAGGGTGTTCGCACGACTAAAACCCTGGGCGAAAGATATTGACCGACCCGCCCTTTTTTAAGTGAAAAAAATTGACCAATTCTCATAACCCCCCTTCCCCCTTAGATCTATCGTAGTCAACCCGCACAGCAAATGGGGGGTGGAAAACCGTCTTCTGTAAATAGGGTATGGGTTGTGGGGGTAGGTTTTTGAATTAAGAATTAAGAGTGGGGAGTTTTGAGTTTTGAGTTTTAATTTTTAAGTTTTGAGTTTTAAGTTTTAAGTTTTGCGTTTGATGAGCGGCAGATGGGGAGTGGAGGAAGGTTATGGCAATCTGACTCCTAATTTCTGGCTCCTGTCCTAAGGCTTAA from Kovacikia minuta CCNUW1 carries:
- a CDS encoding type IV pilin-like G/H family protein, producing MKSEFQAKFLKHLVQKQQEEKGFTLIELLVVIIIIGILSAIALPSFLNQANKAKESESKQYTGSMNRTQQAYFLEKNTFSSDISLLGLGIKTDSTNYSYQITATSSSAINYSNPKNSLTLRAHAGGVQIGQTAQNEATTLATLCQSTKPTNSGSAGVGFSGATASAGPTCTSGFENLLN
- a CDS encoding tetratricopeptide repeat protein; this encodes MTTEIPPIDLVNCQQQATQFLLNGDYNQAVNYYQQLFEAEPEVKAHCWYLGLALLLQGQEAEAQTTWMLAMVEGSGEQINQWTAELVGILLSEAERREDLTDPAIAWVIRQHIREIAPEDLTNQLRLLQLSTELETVTPEQIADEVTHSGVLSLLRSEEMRLTLDQNLLLRVLKCLFSCAPLEPAVLEFAEACFQHNPDPTPFVVALIDRAIEVANLLRYPLVGVEYVKLGLQIYVDDLNLLAHLSFFYQSAGKHDQAIETARTFCILAREVHEQVFGSFLMLRALLRAGGYWNTIFPIFENQDVLIEELVTSQAEPLDQTTVLKLSTSLFCQPYIRDSLVKNRLNQNKLMQLCQSSVQVYEKERFDRYQQGLANRRTHRDPTKPLRIGYVSYCMRRHSVGWLSRWLFQHHNREQFQIYGYFWNAETPGKDHLQQWFIEHVDEARLVWAGQWRNC
- a CDS encoding O-linked N-acetylglucosamine transferase, SPINDLY family protein, which encodes MKHVLFGRDSGEIADRIFEDEIDILIEMDSITADIICEVIMLKPAPIQVTWLGWDGSGIPSIDYCIADPYVLPDGAEEHYVEKIWRLPQTYLAVDGFELGVPTLRREDLGIPEDAIVYWSGQSSFKRYPETVQAQLQIIKAVPNSYFLIKGITDETSIQQFFLQVAADLGVEASRLRFLPDVALEAVYRANLAIADVVLDTYPYNGATTTLETLWMGIPLVTRVGEHFSSRNSYTMMVNAGITEGIAWNNDEYIDWGIRLGQEPELRRNVAWKLWKSRQTAPLWNAKTFTQEMEKAYQQMWQIYVNT
- a CDS encoding class I SAM-dependent methyltransferase, with the translated sequence MSILNLHIGGQTPHPDWKILDVEPRPEVDYVSNASDLSQFVDNSVDKIYASHVLEHFHHSLNDEVLTTLKEWHRVLKPGGHLLVSVPDLQTLCWLFLNPRFEAIERHNIMSIMFGGQHNVYDVHYVGFDFEILGMYLQTVGFHKYRRVPEFGLFEDCSGIRILDTLISLNVVAQKSDETL
- a CDS encoding glycosyltransferase family 4 protein → MKILIITNLYPPQVLGGYERSIADFARLLQHRGHGVLVLTSDTQELSGSHVSPYPDPEIDRSLLLCGQWHQERGPEWLSPEQIVEINRQNSQTLSRHLQMFQPDVCLLGNATFLQVELLEQVLEAQVPIAHYVMNEQPGYPPPLTPQSPQYRYVTCSDWVTQVLQEKGYPTETAQTIYPGAAVEEFYQTELPPRDQLRIAYASLVMHYKGADVLVEALCLLHAVGIEFTATIAGNTLTPKFVEALQSLIESEGMQDRVTFPGVLSRQELSQLYKTHNVLAFPSRFQEPFGISQVEAMAAGLTLITSGTGGAGEIVEHGQDGLLFESENPFDLADALSFLAANPTEWAAIAQRGQQKALTQFSQTRAVEQLEAVFQALTKERLKAKDKG